DNA from Agathobaculum sp. NTUH-O15-33:
TCGGCCATGAAGGTGCCGCCCTGCTCATTGTTGGAGCCCACGGTCCAGCATTTGTCATAGGTATCCATATCCTTTTTATCCGGCTCGTGTTCAAAGAATACGACCGGTAGGTCGGCATCCGCCGCGGCCCGTAAAATGATCGTGGTTGCGGTCGTATCGATAATGTTGACCATCAGGCCGTTCACGCCCTTGGTGATATAGCCGTTCAGCGCGTCGGTCTGGTTGGGCTGGCTGCCCTGCGCGTCGCTGAATTCAAAGGAAGCGCCGTATTCCTCGGCAAATTGCTTGACATGGCTGGAAATGTTGTTGATGAAGGTGTCGTTGAACGACCAACAGGAACCGGCAAACACCATTCCCGTGCCGTCCATGGTCGCGCCGCCCGCCGCCGAGGCCCCCTCGCTATCCGCTTCGGGCGGCGCCGCGTCTTGCGAGCTCGATGTACATGCGGTCAGCGCCAGTACGGATACCGCTGCTAATAAGCCTGCCAAAAACCTTTTCATCCTTTTTTCCTCCTGTTTTTTTATTATCAGCACGTGTTCGTGCCAATCACAATTAATTAATATTTATAAATGTTATTAATATTATTTTTGTTATTTGAATTGTATCACTCACAATAACATTATTCCAGATGAAATTTGCACAGTAATATATTAATATTTTTATGAATTCTCACAGCCTTTCCGCAAAAAAAGAAGAGCGCGTTGCAAAATAAAAGAGTTTTCTTATGTCATTCTGAACGAAGTGAAGAATCTCGCGCGAACGCGCGGATTTTACGTGAGTTTCGCGCGTTCGCGCGAGATTCTTCGTCGCTTCGCTCCTCAGAATGACAAGGATATAAAACATTCTTTTATTTTGCAACGCGCTCTTCTGAAATACTTCAGCTTTATGCGCGTAGGGTCTCGCCCAGTGCCGCAAGCAGGCGGTCCATCTGTTCGTCCGTACCGATGGTAATGCGCAGATAATTATCGATGCGCGGTAAATTAAAATAACGGATAAAGAGATTCTTGGCGCGCAGCGCTTCAAAAATCTCCTTCGCCGCGCGCGCGGGGTGCGTGACAAACAGGAAATTCGACTGGCTGGGCAATACGGTAAAGCCCAGTTTGCGCATGGCCTGCGCCGCGCGGTCCCGCGTGGCGATCACCTTGCCGCAGGTCTCCCCGAAGTACGCTTCGTCCTCCACCGCGGCGGCGCCAAGGGCAAGGGCGAGCGCGTCCATGGTATAGGAGTTGTAGGAATTTTTCACCGCTTCCAACGTGGCGATCAGCGTTTCTGAACCGAGCGCATAGCCGACGCGCAGTCCCGCAAGCGAGCGGGATTTGCTCATCGTCTGCACGATCAACAGGTTTTCGTATTGCGACAGCAGCGCGACCGCGCTTTCCGCGCCAAAATCGACATAGGCTTCGTCGATGATGACGACCGAATCCGCATTGTGGGAAACAATGTCCTCGATAAAAGAAAGGGGCTCTCCCCTGCCAGTCGGCGCGTTGGGGTTGGGCAGAATGACGCCGCCGTTCGGTTTATCGTAATCGCGCGGGTTCACGCGAAATTCCGCATCGAGCGGCATATTTTCATACGGGATGCGAAACAGGTCGCACCAAACAGGGTAAAACGAATAGGTGATATCCGGATAAAGGATCGGTTTGTCCGAGCAGAAAAACGACTGGAACGCCAGCGCCAGCACATCGTCCGACCCATTTCCCAAAAAAACCTGCGACGTTTTCAGGCCAAATCGATCCGCCAGCGCGGTTTTCAGCCGCATGCCGTTCGCATCCGGGTAAATCGAAAGCGAAGCCGCGTCGAACTCACGCAGCGCGCGAAGCACGCCCGGCGCGGGCGGATAGGGGTTTTCGTTGGCGTTCAGTTTAATAATATCGGTTGTTTTGGGCTGTTCGCCCGGCACATACGGGTCAATCTTGCGCAGCTTATCCAGAAATGGCTTGTTCATCGGTCTCTCCACCTTACCTTATGACGTTATCGGATGTTTCATAGTTTATCACGATAAATTACGAAAGTCAAGTTGTTTTCCGTGAAATTATATGATATGATTTTACCACATGATAACGAATGGGAAAAGGGGGAAGCGCTCAAGTGTATCAGCCCTTGGCGGACAAGCTCCGCCCTAAAACGCTGGACGATGTGGTGGGCCAGCGGCACCTGCTCGGCCCGGGGTGTTTGCTGCGCCGCGTAATCGAAAGCGGCAATGTTCCAAATATGATTTTTTACGGCCCCTCCGGCGTTGGCAAAACGACGGTGGCCTCCATCATCGCAAAGCAAACCGAACGCAAGCTGTACCACTTAAACGCCACGACCTCCGGCATTGCGGATATCAAGGCCATCATCGACGAGCTTGACACTTTTTTAGCGCCGAACGGCGCGCTGGTATATCTGGACGAAATCCAGTATTTCAACAAGAAGCAGCAGCAGAGCCTTTTGGAATTTATCGAAACCGGCAAGATGACACTGATCGCTTCCACCACGGACAATCCCTATTTTTGCATCTATAACGCGGTGCTCAGCCGGTCGACGGTTTTTGAGTTCAAGCCCGTCGAAGCGGCGGAAACTGAGAAAGCCGTACTGAGGGCGCTCGGCAGCGTGACCGAGGGCAAGGATATACCGGTGGAGGACGGCGTGGCCGCGCATATCGCGCAGGCGGTCGGCGGCGACGTGCGCAAGGCGCTCGGCGCGGTCGAACTGCTCGCGGCGGGCGCGGGCAAGGCGGGCATTACGCTCGCGGACGCGGAGACCGCCGCCCAGCGCTCCTCCATGCGGTACGACCGCGACGGAGACAGCCATTATGATATTTTATCCGCCCTGCAAAAATCCGTGCGCGGCTCCGACCCGGACGCGGCGCTGCATTATCTGGCCCGGCTGCTCGCGGCGGGCGACCTGCCCTCCGCCGCGCGGCGCATCCTTGTAATCGCGGCGGAGGACGTGGGGCTTGCCTATCCGCAGTGCATGCCCATCGTCAAGGCGTGCGTGGACACCGCGTTCCAACTCGGCCTGCCCGAGGCGCGCATCCCGCTGGCCGAGGCCGTGCTTTTGATGGCCACCGCGCCCAAATCCAACAGCGCGAGCGCCGCGATCGAAGCCGCCATGCAGGACGTACAGTCGGGCCGGGCGGGCGACATCCCCGCCCATCTGAAGGACGCGCATTATGCGGGCGCCTCTAAAATGGGGCGCGGGCTGACCTACCGTTTCCCGCACGATTATCCGAACCACTGGGTGCAGCAGCAATACCTGCCGGACGAAATACGCGCCGCGCGCTATTACGAATACGGCCCGAACAAGACAGAGCAAGCGGCCAAGACCTACTGGGACCGGGTCAAAAACGGCAAATAATATAACATAAGGCGAACAGCCGGCCTCTTTGCCGATTGTTCGCCTTAAAGTTTGGCTATTGGTCCATCACATAGTGGCGGTGCTGGCCCTTGGATTTGTTTTTATATTCGATCGCTTCGGTCGGGCAGCCGCCGATACAGGCCATGCAGTGCGTGCAATCGCCCTTCCAAACGGGTCTTCCGCCGATCAATTCGATGTTGTTCAGCGGGCACCGTTCCGCGCATTTGCCGCAGGCAACGCAGGCTTCGGACACGGTAAAGCCTTTATCCTGCACGAACAGCCGGTAAAATAGCGGGTTGACCGGCCCGCTGAGCGCCTTATCGCCCAGCGAAGCGGCAGCCTCCGGGAAGCTTTGTCCCTTTTGGATGCGACCGGCCAGCGCCGCGATCTCCGGCATCGCCCGCTCGATTTTTTCCTTGCATTCGGCCTGACCCGGCGTTGCAAACATCGCCAGATAGTTTTCCGGCATCACGACGGATGCAAGACCTTGAAAACGCATATGCTTTTCCGCACAAAGCTTTTTCGCATACGCGGCGGCGTTACCGCAGCCGCCTCCACAGGTAAGCAGAAAATACGCGCTTTGATCGCCCTCAAAGCGGTTGTCCCGAATCCATTGCTCGACCACCCGCGGCATGCGCCATGCGTAGGTCGGCGCGACGAACACCAACGGCCGATCCGACCGAAACGTATTGGTTTTGCCCGCCTTCATCCACCGGTTGATGGAAACCAGCTCATCGCCCGTGACCGACGCGATTTGCTTTGCCGCCAGTTGACTGTTGCCGGTGCCGCTGAAATAAAAAATCATAGTATCACTCCTATTGACATTGCCGTGCTTTTTCAATATGATATAAATTGTATCACATTGATTTTTTCTGTCAACCATGTGACCTGAGACAAAACAAGGAGAATTGTTTCATGGATAAGAGAAAGCTGGCCAATCAAAGGGTAAAGGACCGGTTATTTACCGCGCTGATTGAATTTGCCGGACAAAAGGACTGGTCCAAGGTGACGGTGACCGAGCTGGTTAATGCGTCCGGCGTGGCCCGCGCCTCGTTTTACCGCAACTTTCATTCCGTGGAGGATATCATCGCCTACGGAATCGAGCAAATGACGCTGCGGTACCACGAGGGCACGGCGGGGCTGTCCAAGGATTTTCACAGCAGAGAGCTGACGCGCTATAAATTCCGGTTTTACGCGGAGCACGCAGCGCTTGTTTTGGC
Protein-coding regions in this window:
- the hisC gene encoding histidinol-phosphate transaminase, with the translated sequence MNKPFLDKLRKIDPYVPGEQPKTTDIIKLNANENPYPPAPGVLRALREFDAASLSIYPDANGMRLKTALADRFGLKTSQVFLGNGSDDVLALAFQSFFCSDKPILYPDITYSFYPVWCDLFRIPYENMPLDAEFRVNPRDYDKPNGGVILPNPNAPTGRGEPLSFIEDIVSHNADSVVIIDEAYVDFGAESAVALLSQYENLLIVQTMSKSRSLAGLRVGYALGSETLIATLEAVKNSYNSYTMDALALALGAAAVEDEAYFGETCGKVIATRDRAAQAMRKLGFTVLPSQSNFLFVTHPARAAKEIFEALRAKNLFIRYFNLPRIDNYLRITIGTDEQMDRLLAALGETLRA
- a CDS encoding replication-associated recombination protein A, yielding MYQPLADKLRPKTLDDVVGQRHLLGPGCLLRRVIESGNVPNMIFYGPSGVGKTTVASIIAKQTERKLYHLNATTSGIADIKAIIDELDTFLAPNGALVYLDEIQYFNKKQQQSLLEFIETGKMTLIASTTDNPYFCIYNAVLSRSTVFEFKPVEAAETEKAVLRALGSVTEGKDIPVEDGVAAHIAQAVGGDVRKALGAVELLAAGAGKAGITLADAETAAQRSSMRYDRDGDSHYDILSALQKSVRGSDPDAALHYLARLLAAGDLPSAARRILVIAAEDVGLAYPQCMPIVKACVDTAFQLGLPEARIPLAEAVLLMATAPKSNSASAAIEAAMQDVQSGRAGDIPAHLKDAHYAGASKMGRGLTYRFPHDYPNHWVQQQYLPDEIRAARYYEYGPNKTEQAAKTYWDRVKNGK
- a CDS encoding EFR1 family ferrodoxin (N-terminal region resembles flavodoxins. C-terminal ferrodoxin region binds two 4Fe-4S clusters.) — protein: MIFYFSGTGNSQLAAKQIASVTGDELVSINRWMKAGKTNTFRSDRPLVFVAPTYAWRMPRVVEQWIRDNRFEGDQSAYFLLTCGGGCGNAAAYAKKLCAEKHMRFQGLASVVMPENYLAMFATPGQAECKEKIERAMPEIAALAGRIQKGQSFPEAAASLGDKALSGPVNPLFYRLFVQDKGFTVSEACVACGKCAERCPLNNIELIGGRPVWKGDCTHCMACIGGCPTEAIEYKNKSKGQHRHYVMDQ
- a CDS encoding TetR/AcrR family transcriptional regulator, which gives rise to MDKRKLANQRVKDRLFTALIEFAGQKDWSKVTVTELVNASGVARASFYRNFHSVEDIIAYGIEQMTLRYHEGTAGLSKDFHSRELTRYKFRFYAEHAALVLAFHRAKITTTLLDLITDCEIEAYGDMPRSSIAKYQLYYYAGAFYNMMLHWLESGAQQSPDDMADEFLRLVNGAP